One Rosa chinensis cultivar Old Blush chromosome 3, RchiOBHm-V2, whole genome shotgun sequence DNA window includes the following coding sequences:
- the LOC112192203 gene encoding receptor-like protein 33: MPTLFLHFFLFLFTTTVTNLIPAVHSNCIEAQQQSLLHFKKSLESDSSNLITWNSSTDCCSWLGVNCSTNGSVVGLDLSREYISGSIDNSSSLFQLEHLQSLNLAENDFNGSSIPSAIGKLANLRYLNLHEANFSGQILIELARLTRLKVLDLSSSHLSEHVGLKLENPNLGMLIQNLTELTDLNLDFVSLSAEGSLWSQTISSSLPKLRVLTLHTCDLSGSIHESFARLDSLSTLVLDGNFISGPVPKFFANFSSLISLSLSGCDLYGAFPKEIFQIPSLQYVDVSYNSELHGSLPEFPKNGSLEILYLYGTKFSGVLPDSIGNLKMLSILVLRDCNFTGAVPKSLANLTQLGSLDLSSNKFSSPIDSIQWDKLIKLEYLYLTNNLLYGSIPSPHFPISLLQLRLSGNHFSGQLLEFSNVSSYSLYFIDLSSNNLQGSIPVSMFTLPELDMFYLSSNNFSGFSFYGLQKSIDFLFLDLSYNSLLFNHNGTKSWPPSLQIRNLYLAFNKLKTFPSFLKNQSILESLDLSHNQIPGQIPIWIWELPLIDTLNLSCNKLVSLEAPLLGSTYHLTNLDLHSNQIQGQIPLFISGEYLDYSRNNFSSSIPIDIGDFMSSTFSLSLSSSNLYGDIPELICNISVAVLDLSNNSLNGIIPQCLTQTSSLKVLDLRRNNLTGSIPDTFLEGCNLETLALSRNQIQGQFPKSLVNCSSLKVLDLGINQITDAFPCPLKTISTMRVLMLRSNKFYGPIGCPETNGTWPKLQIIDLAHNSFNGEIPGTSLTTWRAMMVDGDDDRNYLGFFWSQDGRFGLSMSYGDAVTATSKGLELDLIKILTIFTLIDFSSNNFSGSIPKEMGELRSLYVLNLSSNAFTGEIPSSFGNMRNIESLDLSQNHLSGQIPPQFANLNFLSYLNVSYNQLTGRIPTSTQFSTFPNTSFEGNKGLWGPPLTAIVMPPPTFNGSSSDPNSGDEIDWNVISAEIGFTCGFGIAVGSLLFCKRWRKWYYRAMFNILFKIFPQLEHRFGNHRRHVYINQRYWRR, from the coding sequence ATGCCCACTCTGTTCCTccatttcttccttttcttattCACTACCACCGTCACTAACCTCATCCCCGCAGTTCACAGCAACTGCATTGAAGCCCAGCAACAATCATTGCTCCATTTCAAGAAAAGTCTTGAATCTGATTCTTCCAATCTTATCACATGGAATTCGAGTACCGACTGCTGTTCTTGGCTCGGTGTAAATTGCAGCACCAATGGGAGTGTTGTCGGTCTTGACCTCAGCAGGGAGTATATCTCAGGCAGCATTGACAATTCCAGCAGTCTGTTCCAACTTGAACATCTTCAGAGCCTCAATTTGGCCGAGAACGACTTCAATGGCTCTTCAATTCCATCTGCAATTGGAAAGCTTGCAAATTTGAGGTATTTGAATTTACATGAAGCTAATTTTTCAGGGCAAATTCTCATTGAGCTTGCACGCTTGACAAGGTTGAAGGTTCTTGATCTCTCTTCAAGTCACCTTTCCGAGCATGTGGGGTTAAAACTTGAGAACCCGAATTTAGGCATGCTAATCCAAAACCTTACAGAGCTTACAGATCTAAATCTTGATTTTGTAAGCCTATCAGCTGAGGGATCTCTATGGAGCCAAACCATATCATCTTCACTTCCAAAGCTGAGGGTGTTGACCTTGCACACTTGTGATCTTTCAGGCTCTATTCATGAATCATTTGCCAGGCTTGATTCTCTATCCACGTTAGTATTGGATGGAAACTTTATCTCTGGTCCGGTTCCAAAATTCTTTGCCAATTTTTCAAGCTTGATTTCCTTGAGTCTCTCTGGTTGTGACTTGTATGGAGCATTTCCCAAAGAGATATTCCAGATACCTTCACTACAGTATGTTGACGTAAGTTATAATTCAGAGCTTCATGGTTCCTTACCGGAGTTTCCAAAGAATGGATCTCTCGAAATCCTATATCTATACGGCACCAAGTTTTCAGGAGTCTTGCCGGACTCTATTGGCAACCTTAAAATGTTGTCTATCCTAGTCCTTAGAGATTGCAATTTCACAGGAGCAGTTCCAAAGTCACTGGCAAACCTAACACAATTGGGGTCTTTGGACTTGTCATCCAACAAGTTTTCTAGTCCGATTGATTCTATTCAATGGGACAAACTCATCAAGCTTGAGTATCTATACTTGACCAACAATCTACTCTACGGGAGTATTCCATCACCTCATTTTCCTATTTCCTTGCTGCAGTTACGTCTTTCTGGAAATCACTTCTCTGGTCAGTTGCTCGAATTTTCTAATGTCTCTTCGTACTCGCTGTACTTCATTGATTTGAGTAGCAACAATTTGCAAGGATCAATACCCGTGTCTATGTTTACTCTTCCGGAGCTTGATATGTTTTATCTTTCTTCAAACAACTTTAgtggtttttctttttatggCCTTCAGAAGTCGAtagattttttgtttcttgatcTATCCTACAATAGCTTGTTGTTCAATCATAATGGTACCAAGTCATGGCCGCCCTCCCTCCAGATTCGGAATCTGTATTTGGCTTTTAACAAGTTGAAAACATTCCCAAGTTTCCTGAAAAATCAATCTATTTTAGAGTCCTTGGACCTTTCACACAACCAGATTCCAGGTCAGATACCCATTTGGATTTGGGAGCTTCCTCTGATCGATACTCTAAATCTAAGTTGTAACAAGTTGGTAAGTCTAGAAGCTCCTTTACTTGGTTCTACATACCATCTGACCAATCTTGATCTTCACTCAAACCAGATTCAGGGACAAATACCACTGTTTATAAGTGGTGAGTATTTGGATTACTCAAGAAATAATTTCAGCTCTAGCATACCAATTGACATTGGTGATTTCATGTCTTCCACgttctccctttctctttcaaGCAGTAACTTGTATGGGGATATTCCAGAATTAATATGCAATATAAGTGTTGCAGTTCTTGATCTCTCTAATAACTCTTTGAATGGAATCATTCCCCAATGCTTGACTCAGACATCTTCGCTTAAAGTCCTTGATTTGAGGAGAAACAACCTTACTGGATCTATCCCCGATACTTTTCTTGAAGGTTGTAATTTGGAGACTCTAGCTCTGAGCAGAAATCAAATACAAGGTCAATTTCCAAAATCACTAGTCAATTGTTCAAGCTTAAAGGTTTTAGACCTTGGAATCAATCAAATAACAGATGCCTTTCCCTGCCCGTTGAAGACCATATCCACCATGCGTGTTCTTATGTTGCGATCCAACAAATTTTATGGACCCATTGGATGTCCTGAGACCAATGGCACCTGGCCGAAGCTTCAAATCATAGACTTAGCTCATAACAGTTTCAATGGTGAAATACCAGGTACATCATTGACAACATGGCGGGCAATGATGGTTGATGGAGATGATGACCGAAATTACCTTGGCTTTTTTTGGTCACAAGATGGTAGATTTGGGCTCTCTATGAGTTATGGAGATGCAGTAACAGCTACAAGCAAAGGTTTGGAGTTGGATCTGATAAAGATTCTAACTATCTTCACCTTGATTGATTTCTCTTCCAACAATTTTAGCGGATCAATACCCAAGGAAATGGGCGAACTGAGATCATTATATGTCCTCAATCTGTCCAGTAATGCTTTCACCGGCGAAATCCCATCATCCTTTGGTAACATGAGAAACATAGAGTCCTTAGACCTCTCACAGAACCACCTGAGCGGCCAAATTCCACCGCAGTTTGCAAATCTCAATTTCCTTTCGTACTTGAATGTCTCATATAATCAATTGACGGGAAGGATCCCAACCAGCACTCAGTTTTCGACATTTCCAAATACCTCCTTCGAGGGTAATAAAGGATTATGGGGGCCTCCTCTGACAGCAATCGTTATGCCACCTCCAACGTTTAATGGAAGCTCAAGTGATCCAAATTCTGGAGATGAGATTGATTGGAATGTTATCAGTGCTGAAATTGGATTTACATGTGGGTTTGGAATTGCCGTCGGGTCACTTTTGTTTTGCAAGAGATGGAGGAAATGGTACTACAGAGCTATGTTTAACATCCTGTTCAAGATATTCCCTCAGCTGGAACACAGATTTGGTAATCACAGAAGGCATGTTTACATAAATCAAAGGTATTGGAGACGTTGA